The proteins below are encoded in one region of Mycobacterium pseudokansasii:
- the mftF gene encoding mycofactocin biosynthesis glycosyltransferase MftF (Members of this protein family, MftF, are glycosyltransferases, members of PF00535 (glycosyl transferase family 2). The encoding gene is found as part of the mycofactocin cassette, in Mycobacterium tuberculosis, many other Actinobacteria, and occasional members of other lineages. Mycofactocin itself, a putative redox carrier, is a heavily modified derivative of the C-terminal Val-Tyr dipeptide of the mycofactocin precursor MftA (TIGR03969).), translating into MTQTRLPDGFAVQVDRRVRVLGHGSALLGGSPTRLLRLAPAAQDMLSDGRLKVRDELSAQLARTLLDATVAHPRPASGPSYRDVTIVIPVRDNTSGVRRLVASLRGLRVIVVDDGSACPVELEDFPGARCDIEVLHHPRSKGPAAARNTGLAACTTDFVAFLDSDVAPRRGWLEALLGHFCDPTVALVAPRIVGMAQSENLVARYEAVRSSLDLGLREAPVLPHSPVSYVPSAAIVCRAAALRDVGGFDETLYSGEDVDLCWRLIEVGARLRYEPIALVAHDHRTQLRDWIARKAFYGGSAAPLSVRHPDKTAPLVISGWALTAWILMSLGTGLCQLASLVIAVVTGRRIARTMRSADTSLSDVLVVATRGLCSAALQLASAMCRHYWPVTLVAALLFRRCRRVVLVAAIVEGVVDWLRRKEAADGDTEPIGVLTYVLLKRVDDLAYGLGLWYGVVRERNVGALKPQIRA; encoded by the coding sequence ATGACCCAGACGCGACTGCCGGATGGGTTCGCGGTGCAGGTCGACCGCCGCGTGCGGGTGCTCGGCCACGGCTCGGCCCTGCTCGGTGGTTCACCGACCCGGCTGCTGCGGCTGGCTCCCGCCGCGCAGGACATGCTTTCCGACGGCCGGCTCAAGGTGCGCGACGAGCTCAGCGCACAACTGGCCCGCACCCTGCTGGATGCCACGGTGGCGCATCCGCGCCCCGCCAGCGGTCCCTCATATCGTGACGTCACCATAGTTATACCGGTGCGCGACAACACATCTGGTGTGCGCCGGTTGGTGGCCTCACTGCGTGGATTGCGCGTCATCGTGGTCGACGACGGGTCGGCGTGCCCGGTCGAATTGGAGGATTTTCCCGGGGCGCGCTGCGACATCGAGGTGCTGCATCACCCGCGCAGCAAAGGTCCGGCGGCGGCACGCAACACTGGTCTGGCGGCGTGCACCACCGACTTCGTGGCATTCCTGGATTCCGACGTGGCGCCACGCCGGGGATGGCTCGAAGCGCTGCTGGGCCACTTCTGTGATCCCACGGTCGCCTTGGTCGCGCCCCGCATCGTCGGTATGGCGCAAAGCGAGAACCTGGTGGCTCGTTACGAGGCGGTGCGCTCGTCGCTGGATCTCGGTTTGCGGGAGGCGCCGGTGCTACCGCACAGCCCGGTGTCCTACGTGCCGAGCGCCGCGATCGTCTGCCGCGCCGCAGCCCTGCGCGACGTGGGTGGTTTCGACGAGACCCTGTATTCGGGAGAGGACGTCGACCTGTGCTGGCGGTTGATCGAAGTCGGCGCCCGGCTGCGCTACGAGCCGATCGCGCTGGTCGCGCACGACCATCGCACGCAGCTACGGGACTGGATTGCGCGCAAGGCCTTCTACGGCGGTTCGGCCGCGCCCTTGTCTGTGCGTCACCCCGACAAGACCGCGCCGCTGGTGATTTCCGGCTGGGCACTGACGGCCTGGATCCTGATGTCATTGGGTACCGGGCTTTGTCAGCTGGCGTCGCTGGTCATCGCGGTGGTGACCGGTCGGCGCATCGCCAGGACAATGCGCAGCGCAGACACCTCACTGTCGGATGTGCTGGTAGTCGCCACGCGCGGATTGTGTTCCGCGGCTTTGCAGTTGGCGTCGGCTATGTGCCGGCACTACTGGCCGGTGACCTTGGTTGCGGCCCTGCTTTTTCGGCGCTGCCGGCGGGTCGTGCTGGTCGCCGCGATCGTCGAGGGCGTGGTCGACTGGCTCCGCCGTAAAGAGGCCGCCGATGGCGATACCGAACCGATCGGCGTGCTGACCTACGTGTTACTCAAGCGCGTCGACGACCTCGCCTACGGCCTGGGCCTGTGGTACGGCGTGGTGCGCGAACGCAATGTCGGCGCGCTCAAACCGCAAATTCGGGCATAA
- the mftG gene encoding mycofactocin dehydrogenase MftG, with product MTAAAGHSDVLIVGAGSAGSVVAARLSADPRCVVTVLEAGPGLADPQLLAQTSDGFRLPIGVGSPLVRRYQTRLTDRPIRRLAIVRGATLGGCGAINGGYFCRGLPQDFDRAALPGWAWPDVLEHFRAIETDLDFNTPAHGGAGPILVRRTREMAGITQRFITAAERAGFPWIDDLNDVGPSSVSGVGAVPLNIVDGVRTGSGAGYLLPALRRPNLTLLEQTRALRLRFSGTRAVGVDAVGPSGPIILAADRIVLCAGAIESAHLLMLSGVGDEAMLRAVGVPVVAPLAVGMNCSDHAEWVLPTTWGVVPERPVLEVVLHTADGLEIRPYTGGFVAMTGNGIAGQPDWPHIGVALMQPRARGRITLISADPDVPPRIEHRYDSEPADVAALQRGVDLVREISCAATDIGQAAWSTSQHLCGSAPMGADGDPRGVVDVRCRVHGIQNLWVIDGSVLPVITSRGPHATIVMLGHRAAEFVA from the coding sequence TTGACCGCTGCCGCCGGGCACAGCGACGTGTTGATCGTCGGCGCGGGCAGCGCCGGATCGGTTGTGGCCGCCCGTCTTTCTGCCGATCCCCGCTGTGTCGTGACCGTCCTCGAGGCGGGTCCCGGCCTCGCCGATCCGCAGCTGCTGGCACAAACCTCCGATGGGTTTCGGCTGCCGATCGGCGTCGGTAGTCCGCTGGTCCGGCGGTACCAGACCCGGCTCACCGACCGGCCGATTCGCCGACTGGCGATCGTTCGGGGTGCAACGCTCGGTGGTTGCGGTGCGATCAACGGCGGCTACTTCTGCCGCGGACTACCACAGGATTTCGATCGCGCCGCGCTACCCGGCTGGGCATGGCCAGACGTACTCGAACACTTCCGGGCCATCGAGACAGATCTGGATTTCAACACGCCTGCGCACGGTGGCGCCGGCCCCATCCTGGTTCGGCGGACGCGCGAGATGGCCGGCATCACCCAGCGCTTCATCACTGCTGCCGAGCGCGCCGGATTCCCCTGGATCGACGACCTGAACGACGTTGGACCGTCGAGTGTCTCGGGGGTGGGCGCGGTCCCGCTGAACATCGTGGACGGTGTCCGGACCGGGTCCGGCGCCGGGTATCTGCTGCCCGCGCTGCGGCGGCCAAACCTGACACTGCTGGAGCAAACCCGCGCCTTGCGATTGCGCTTCTCCGGCACCAGAGCCGTCGGTGTCGACGCGGTTGGCCCATCCGGGCCGATTATTCTGGCGGCCGACCGAATTGTTCTCTGCGCCGGTGCGATTGAGTCGGCGCATCTGCTCATGCTGTCCGGCGTCGGTGACGAGGCGATGCTGCGTGCGGTTGGCGTGCCGGTGGTGGCGCCGCTGGCGGTCGGAATGAATTGCAGCGATCACGCGGAATGGGTGCTCCCCACGACGTGGGGCGTGGTTCCCGAACGGCCGGTGCTGGAAGTGGTGCTCCATACCGCAGACGGCCTCGAGATCAGGCCCTATACCGGTGGTTTCGTGGCGATGACCGGTAATGGTATTGCGGGACAGCCTGATTGGCCACATATCGGGGTGGCGCTCATGCAGCCCAGGGCGCGCGGTCGGATCACGCTGATCTCGGCGGATCCCGACGTGCCGCCGCGGATCGAGCATCGTTACGACAGCGAGCCGGCCGACGTCGCCGCTCTGCAGCGGGGCGTCGACCTGGTCCGCGAAATATCCTGTGCAGCAACGGATATTGGGCAAGCGGCGTGGTCGACGTCACAACACCTGTGCGGCAGCGCCCCCATGGGTGCCGACGGTGACCCGCGGGGCGTCGTGGACGTCCGGTGCCGGGTGCACGGTATCCAAAACCTATGGGTGATCGACGGTTCCGTCCTGCCGGTGATCACCAGCCGCGGTCCGCATGCCACCATTGTGATGCTGGGGCATCGGGCGGCCGAATTCGTCGCATGA
- a CDS encoding MFS transporter: protein MVNTLIRPHQRTDGMPSGTSDRARIWTLAVACTGVSLVVASMVALNTALGDLAVATSATQSELTWVVDGYTVALACLLLPAGAIGDRYGRRGALLFGLTVASVASVAPAIFDAPLQIIAARAVAGAGAAFVMPATLSLLTVAYPKEERMKAVGIWAGVAGSGGVLGMFGSGILLSFWDWKSIFWALGAAGALVFVLTCTVASSREPDAPRVDWLGAVLIGAAVAVSVFGILQAPQRGWSDAVVVGGLVAGAVLAGAFGVVEFRRRQPLLDVRLFADPGFATGVGTIVMLFGATFGFFYLGMQYVQQIMGYSALMTAVAFGPFMVPLGILSALSFWYVPKLGLRLVLLVGMLVMSVGFLCMRGLSVDSSYFDLAWPALILSAGIGLCTAPTTSAIMAAVPDEKQGVASAVNDTTREVGGALGIAVAGSILAGRYAQELATSLSAFPPAVRNPAGDSLAKAVEVANKLGPQGKQLADVSKAAFLTAMHASTLVMAVIVAVAAVLIGLWAPGRDGRQLGLIRRVVAPAPATAGGHRA, encoded by the coding sequence GTCGTTGCGTCGATGGTCGCGTTGAACACGGCACTGGGCGACCTTGCAGTGGCGACCTCGGCGACGCAATCCGAGCTGACCTGGGTGGTCGACGGTTACACCGTGGCGCTGGCCTGCCTGCTGCTACCGGCCGGGGCCATCGGCGACCGTTACGGCCGGCGTGGCGCGCTGCTGTTCGGTCTGACTGTGGCCTCGGTGGCCTCGGTGGCGCCGGCGATCTTCGACGCCCCGCTGCAGATCATCGCGGCCCGGGCGGTGGCCGGCGCCGGCGCGGCATTCGTGATGCCCGCGACGCTCTCCCTGCTGACCGTTGCTTATCCGAAAGAAGAGCGGATGAAGGCCGTCGGGATCTGGGCCGGAGTGGCGGGCTCCGGAGGGGTGCTGGGCATGTTCGGTTCCGGTATCCTTCTCAGCTTCTGGGATTGGAAGTCGATCTTTTGGGCACTCGGCGCCGCCGGCGCGTTGGTCTTTGTGCTGACGTGCACCGTCGCGTCGTCACGCGAACCCGATGCACCGCGAGTCGACTGGCTGGGCGCGGTACTGATCGGCGCCGCCGTCGCGGTGTCGGTATTCGGCATCCTGCAAGCACCCCAGCGCGGGTGGAGCGACGCCGTCGTCGTCGGCGGCCTGGTCGCCGGAGCGGTCCTTGCCGGGGCCTTCGGTGTCGTCGAATTCCGGCGGCGGCAACCGCTTCTCGACGTGCGCCTGTTCGCCGATCCCGGCTTTGCCACCGGGGTGGGAACGATCGTCATGCTGTTCGGTGCGACCTTCGGCTTCTTCTACCTCGGCATGCAATACGTCCAGCAGATCATGGGCTACTCCGCTCTGATGACGGCGGTCGCCTTCGGCCCGTTCATGGTGCCGCTGGGCATCTTGTCGGCACTGTCGTTCTGGTACGTCCCGAAACTCGGTCTGCGGCTGGTGCTGCTGGTGGGCATGCTGGTGATGTCGGTCGGTTTCCTGTGCATGCGCGGGCTGTCGGTGGACTCGTCGTACTTCGACCTGGCCTGGCCCGCGTTGATACTCAGCGCGGGCATCGGGTTATGCACGGCACCAACGACTTCGGCGATCATGGCGGCGGTTCCCGACGAAAAGCAGGGCGTGGCATCGGCGGTCAACGACACCACCCGGGAGGTGGGAGGAGCGTTGGGAATCGCGGTGGCCGGCTCGATACTGGCCGGACGCTACGCGCAAGAGCTCGCGACGAGTTTGTCGGCCTTCCCGCCGGCTGTCCGCAACCCGGCGGGCGATTCGCTGGCCAAGGCCGTGGAGGTGGCCAACAAGCTTGGGCCCCAGGGAAAGCAGCTTGCCGACGTCAGCAAGGCGGCTTTCCTGACCGCCATGCACGCCTCGACGCTGGTGATGGCCGTGATTGTGGCCGTCGCAGCGGTGCTGATCGGACTGTGGGCACCCGGCCGGGATGGACGGCAACTGGGTCTGATCCGCCGGGTCGTCGCACCGGCGCCGGCAACGGCGGGAGGTCACCGGGCCTGA